The Eubalaena glacialis isolate mEubGla1 chromosome 3, mEubGla1.1.hap2.+ XY, whole genome shotgun sequence nucleotide sequence aagacATAGGACCTATAAAGAAGTGCAATGTTCCTGAAACTGGTATCTGTTAATCTCCCTACTTCTTTTCTCTTTGAACTGTTAATTAAGAGTTGAATAAAGTTCCTGAGTTATTACATATAAACTTTTCATGTTATTGCTGAATTCCTAGTAATCTCTGAAATGTTAACTTATAACGGAAGCAGTAGCATTCATAATAGAAACAAAAGGTAACAGTAGCTCAGTTCTCATGATTTCTCTAAACTCAATGAATTTTCCATGGACACAGAGGCAGATGCTGGAAGGAAGCAGTTGTGTGTTTTCCTGGGTTCACTGTAGCCCAATGAGTCATAGTAGatattgttttccttcttttttatgctaTAGCAACGATTTCACTTCCTGTTACATAGGAAAACCTATTCTACTGTTTAAAAGAGGTCACTAGATGTATTTATTACTTTAAGACCATTTCATccatggaaataattttttattgttctgAGTCACTCTGGTTTGTGGAATTTTTACACGAGTTCCAGGACAAGGATGAGatggtatatttattttattttgcattctctttaaattttttgactGCATGAATGTCAGGCTTGCTGTCAAAGTATTTCCATGTTTTTATTACTTTAGAAGTTACTCTGCTATATTTATGTCTCCTAAACTCTTCTTTGACGACTTCACTATGTGTACTGGGCATGCTGTATTTTGGCAGAACTTCTACTTTTCCCAGTGTCATGTGATCTCTTGTTTTTCCCTTAGTCCCTGTTCATGTCTTCTCAATGTAGACCTTTACCATGTTAAAAGTTATACAGACcttcagaaatatttaaattgttttgttGAACTGCTGGAAGGACTTCAAAGGGTATTTGTTAtgccttacatttttttctggtattAATGTAAACCTTACTACAAGTGTTCCCTAGTTTGGCCCAGGATATCTCTTGTGCTTTAGACTGTACCCTGGGATCATAGAAAGATCCCGAAATTCATTTTCAGGTATTCTTTGGTTTGATTACaattattgtatttgttaatcACCTCTAGAGACCTaggttaaatttaaataacagttCAGATTTACAGAGAAGCCTTAGATGTTctgacattttagaaaatatttgaatagaaaaCAGTGACTCTCCAATGGGCTGAGATTTCAAGTTGTTGGTTATTGTCATTGATATTCCTTGCACATATTACTCTGTGTGTGCAATTCTGACTGAATGGCTGACTTaagatttaaaattaaatcttctgTTTTTCTGGGACGGGTAGGAAGGTTGGATGTTCTGCCTCCCGCCTCTCTTGACTCTTGTGCCCTAATTAGTCACACCTTCAACGGTGTCCTCTAAGTAGTCAGACTCTGACAGAATGAAACGAGTATAATATTGACTCGATGTTAGACTAGAAGGAGACAAAATGGACAATTCCTAATAGATAATTTCTTCTCTTGCAAATGATCATGGCTGGTCCAAACTATACTACACACATTCACAAATTCATTAGGGTGTgcattgtatatgtgtatgtgtgcacatgggGGCATAATTCAGTGTTCTGAAGTTTTAGATGATTGGTTTTCTTGTTAGAAAATGGTAGAATATTAAtctgaatcattttattttcaacagGTTGACATGATGAAAGAAGCATTAGAAAAACTTCAGCTCAACATAGTAGAGATGAAAGATGAAAATGCAACCTTAGATGGTGGAGATGTCTTATTCACAGGTAGAGTTGTACTTACTTTTTCctatctaaaaatatttctaatacctGGCCTATATCCCCttgtttaattataatttttttttaattaccaaagTAAGggtaatttggaaaatacagaaaagcacaaaagagagaaaattaaaaatgacctTTCATtcaaagataatcttttcaatatTTGGGTTATTGAatacttttttattgaatattaaaGTACCTTTAGTACTTTTGTATgcacatattttcatatttctacatGTTATCAGTatatacatttcattttatagGTTGTGTCTACTGTGTTCTACAACATTAGTTTATGGGTTGCATAGCTTTGCATTGTGTGACAGTATATCTGGGCTGTATTTGAAAGACTGTTAATTCAAGATGTgtcatttacaaataattttcttCCCAGATGGCAAGATAGATTTAAATACTTTTCAGTGCAGATTGGCTTGGCTTAATGCCAAATGAATAATAGCAGAActcaacaaaatataaacagctgATATTATTATTGATTTAACTGAAATCAGTTTTTATACTGCATATAATATAGCTACtaaagaaatgataattttagCATTTAACCTTTCCAACtctttatgatcattattattgttttgtaaAGTCATGTGCTAAAATCTGGGTCACCAGGTTCATTCTAGTTATATTGATAAACAAGACaatcaataataatttttaattgataatGAGAGTCTATTTTCCCCTACTTGTCAAAGAATAAATACCTGTTTCACAGATGTAGCCCTAACAGCAGAGGCTGGTCCCGAGAGATTTGGGAATGTAGACCCATGTGGCCCACTGAAAACATGGAGCTTCTTGGAAGTCTAATATTTTAGCTGATGTGAATTTTGTATCGAATCCCATGTATATAGACAAAATACAGCCATCTtcactttaatataaaaataatgttttgtataacttacattttgaaaaaattaatgttcctggaggaggaggagtctTTATCCTGGGACATTTGCATAGTTCCTTGCTTGGTGTCACATACTTGTGGATGGGGACTGTGTCACCGAGCCCCAGGGGGTGCCATTTTTATCATAGGTTTGTGGAAAGCCTCCCCTGGAGTTGTGCCCTGCACAACCTGTGCCACCACTGTCACAGGCAATGGGCCTGCCTCTGGGGTTTGATGTGCACACCCACTGAGCCATAAGAACACAGAACAAGGAGTCAGAGAGACCTACGCTGCATTCTCAGCTCCAGTTGTGTCCAAGCCGACTCAGGCATTCTTTGAATCTGCCTAGTAACTTCCgcttagaatattctttgtgtCTCCCGTTGATggcacttttcattctttttagtagCACAGAACAACAGTCTGTTTCTCTTAAGAAAATAGGCTTTTGTGAAAAGCTAGATGTGTTACTCACACTTCCTtacaataaaattcttttttaccaGAACATAGCTGTATAATAAATAACTTGCTGTGAGCAGGTACTGATGCTATTTGAAGAATGATTTAAAACAAGCTGTATTCACAGCCGTTTAGTTATCTCAACAGCTGAGCTGAACAAGATTCCCTAAAATCTTCTCATTGTTTCGGCAAAGCTTAGGAACCTCTTCCATTGGTCAAAGGTCTTTCCACAGCATCTCAAGCCTAATGTTTTTCCCATAACTTCTAATTAGGTACTAAGTATTGAGGTTTGCCTTGGACACTATCTGTAAGCTTTGTTTTGGTAATATTCAATACTTATTACCTTAAAAGTTATTCTATTGAAAACTGAGATAGTGTTGTGATATTAAGATCTTTATCTGCTTGGCTCCTCATTCATACCTAATGTGTGGTCCTACCTTCTATTTCCTACTTCtcgattttttcccttttttaaaattgtagtaaaatatatataacataaaatttgccattttaaccatttttcagtgtacaattTGAGTGGCATTAATTGCATTCACAACATTGTACAAACATCACCACTCAATTTTTAGATTACGCGGTTGAGTAAGAACCAAAATCTGGAGCGCTTCCCATACACTCTGTGTCCTCTTCCTTCTGTAACTCAGAGCGTCATTAATAATTGATCAGGAAATGGACAGAAGGAAAGAGGCTTCCAACTCCAGTTCCGCTGGGAAATCTGTCAGTCAAGCAAGCAAGCAGCTACTGGTAGAAGTTGTTTCAGTCCTATTTCTCTGAAATAGACAACATCAACTTACTtctactttcatttatttatttttgtgaaatatGGAGCATATAAAAAAGagttataaaatgtttatgtatAGTTTAAAggtcaataataaaaatgatcacCTGAGTACCTAACAACTGGTgtaagaaatagaacattgccGGGACCATGGAAGCCCCACTCCCAAACTTTCTCTCCTCCCAGCTTGAGGTAGCCTGAATTTTGTGTTAATCACTGTCTTGTCTTTCTTTGAGTTTTACCTCAATATATGCATTCCTAAAATTATATGTTGTTTAGTTTCGCTTTTCTTACGGCTTGTATAATTAGGATGATACTGTATGAACTCTTGTGTGATTTTTCTGCCGTTGATCTAACTTGATCCATGTAGCTGGAGTTCactcattttcactgctgtgtggaATTCCATGGTAAGAATACCGaacaatgtatttattcattttactgttGATGTATGTTTGAGTGCTTTTCAGTTTTTGTCTATCTTCAATGCTGCTATGTACAGTCTTGTGTGTGTCTCTTGGGGACGTGTATAAGAGTTTCTCTAAAGTAAACAGCTAGAAATGGAATTTCAGGTGATGAACTCTTATTTCCATTcaatgattatatgatttttttctttaatctattGATGTGgttaattacattaattgattttctgatATCAATGGTCAAAGTTTACATCCCTGGAATGAAATCAAACTTGATCAAGatatattctctttttattaGTGTTGTATTTAGTTTGTATTTAGTTGTTTAATTATCTAAACAATTAGATAATTGTTTAAGATTTTGTTTCTGTggcctataatttttcttttttgttatccttgtctggctttggttgAAGTTATGTTAACCTCATATAAAATGTATTAGGGAATATTTCCTATGTTTCTATTCTCTAAAATCAGTACAACTTTAATTGTGCATTCCTTGAACTTTGGTAGAACTTACCTATAAACAGGCCCTGTGGACCTGGTGCTTTCTTTGTGGGGAGATTTTAAACCAGTTCTGTTTCTGTAATGATTATATGACTATTGAGGTTTTTCTGAGCCAGTTTTGGTGAGTTTTGTTTTCtgagactttatttattttatctgagttttttaaatgttggctataaagttattcatattttcttaatgTCTGTTTTAAGTTTCACGACAACTACAGCTATGTCCCCTTTTCGTTCATAATGTTTATTTGTGCCTTCTATTTCTTGCCAGAGAtctgtcaattttattaatcttttcaaagaatcaactttggGCTTTATTGAACCCTCTCTCTCatatgtttccttttctgttcctgtttctacctgtatttccttccttcaaattcctttgtttttattgttcttttttccttgaatttcaaGGTGGAATTTTGTCTCTTTAATTTTGAACCTTTCTTCTTcttaatgtaaacatttaaggCTATAAAGCTTTTCAAGTACAACTTTAGCGGAATCCTTTGTGTTTTGATATGAATATTTTTGTTATCATTAATTccagatattttctgatttccattatgatttattctTTGGCTTATTAGTGGAtaatgatgttttttaaaaaaaacatattggTCATTATTATAAGTTGCTGGGATACCAACTCATTATTTTGATAATTGATAAATATAAAGGAAAGACTCAAGCATTTAGCCTATCTTTTCTTTGTGAATTCTATTTCAAGTAGACCAAATACTTGATtgagaaaagtttttatttttagaattctaGCCAGTAAATGTAGATCCCTAATAAAACAATGGACCTGTGCAATGATCATCAAAGGATGTTAAAACTTttacatgagggacttccctggcggtccagtggttaagagtccacactcccaatgcagagggcacgggttcaatccctggtcggggaactaagatcccacatgccacacggtgggggaaaaaaaaaaagataaaggaatgaaacaacagttttaaaaaaatgagtgggGGACTTTATAATGGAGTAATCTGGCTGATACCACCTGAACACACTGATCATTCTAGCATCACTGAAAGTGTGACAGTCAGTCATGTGCCTCAGGATGTGATGCAGTAGAAGTACAGCCCCACCTCTGAACTAGTcctatccaaaaagaaaaaagaaaaaattgaacaaGAATCTAAAGAAGCATCTACATAGACTATCAGTTTgccaaaaaatacaaaggataaagGAACAATTTAATGTTAGATGGTACACAAGGAAGCAATCAACCAAATCCAGACTGTAGGAAAGTCAGTAGGACAAATGACCTGATATCTCCTATGAAAGAATGAggtaaggaaggaaaaaaaaaaaaaagaaggtgaattggtatagaagaaaatgacataaGAGACATAACACcaaaaaaaagcctttttaatattttgattccagtacttcagtttttttaatcAGGAAGGCCATTTAAGGGATATAGCCCACCATACTGCTAGAAACAGAAGTCCAACttactttttaaagagaaaagcagtTTGCGTTTCTTTGTACGTTCCTATCTCATCTTagtcttttaaaatggaaataatgtgtAAGGCCCACTGTAAATGCATTTAAATTTGCTTAATgcattaaatgtttttcttagaaATGTAAATCTAATTTATAAATCTATATTTATCTTAAGAGAATTAAGgaaatttgatttgtttttaatttcaactgACTTTTTTAATAAAGTGTAATACTTTTGTTAAGTAAAGGATCTTTCTCTTACTTAAGTTTTGATTTGTATGTAGTGAGTTTTCTTAAGGGACAACACAATCATACCATTACCAAAAACACTGTCAACATGCTGTCAACAATTCCTATGTCTGCCAACAGTATAAGCCAATGGAATTTATCATAACATCATCTGACCTATGTCTTTtaccccttttataaggacaccacgaAGATAAAAGTTGTAATAGCTGTAAAGTCTATCAAGCAATTCTTTCTACATGGCTACACTTCTTGTACTTGTTCTGAGGCAAAATATGTACTGATTTctcttggaatttttttcccacatttcaTGTCGTATTCTTTTCCAAAGAATTAAGGGAGGATAAGAATTTCTACATTTATGTATTGCCTAACTCTATTTACTATAATTGTTTTTTTGCCTATAACTAGGAGACCATTTTTACTTAATGTTTTGCcttctgagaagaaaaattgTAGAATTTCAGAAAAGCCAAATAAGTAGAAAGTTTCATTCTTCTAAACTTTAGTGCTTTGTAGATAGGCACTATCTACATCAACCTTTGATGGTTGATTTGAAATAAATGGGcgtattgttttaaaaacagctgTTAGAGCTCAGACCTGAAGACCAGTCAGCACTAAACTCACTTTACCCAGACGGTTTCTTCAGCCCTTACATCAACATTATAGAAAAAGGTATTTGAGCTGATCAAGACTGTCTAGTATTgttcttttagggaaaaaaaggaagctcTGCTAACTTGTCATTGCTATTGCTTAATTTCTGATTACAGGTTATTAATGTGTTTAATTCTATGGTTTcctaaataaaaactttattctcttattgtggtaaaatatacataacataaaatttaccatttaaccaCTTTTCAATGTACAGTTCAGGGTTATTAACTACATTCacgttgtgcaactatcaccaccatccatctccagcacTTTTCTGCCTTCCCAAAATGAAACGTCATACCCGTTAAACActgactccccatttcccccctcccccctcccctgcatcagcccctggcaaccaccattctactttctgcctctgtgaatttgaaaaagtttatttttaaaggcaaTAATTTGAAACCAGATTTGTGTAAAGAGAGCAGGGGTCAGAGTACAAGTGGAGCTGCCCTCTACGGTAGGAAAGAACTGTGTGATGCTTTAAGGTCTTTATTTATAGATAGAGAAATAGTACGCCATCTCTGTGGTGCCACCCACTGACTGTGTTCCATGCCTTTTATTATAGGCAGAGAGTTTTTTGTGGGCCTTTCCAAAAGGACAAATCAACGAGGTGCTGAAATCTTGGCTGATACTTTTAAGGTAGGTAAAGGATAATttatgcctggcacagagtaactaCCTAATAAACATTCATAGACCCATTGAATCAATATGTCATGAATAATGGTATTTATATGTCACAGGCTTTGCAAAATAATTCCTAATATTTGTATGCTTGCTAGAAGTTTTAGAAGCTAGAACTTAATAAATAGGCTTCATGGGACTCCCACAGCAGCAACAGACAAAGTTATGGTGGACATCTGTTTTCTCCCAGTGTATACTCATACAACCACCTGGCAGATGTTTCTGGCACAATcgatgactttaaaaaaaaatctggagtcCCAATTGCCTCTAACATGAAATGTGGATTTTTCAGATTGGAATCAAAGATCACCTGTACTtgggtgcctactgtgtgctggaaACTCTGCTAGGCATTGCACATACATCCTCCCAAGTTCCCTTTACTCTATTGATCATTAGCAGATTGGCTCACCAGACTGCTTAGGAAGGGATGTAATCCCCAAAAAGCTCTGTTCCGCATGACGATGTGAGGCTCTTGTTTACACAGGATATTCATCCTTCCAGAGTAGCCCACTACATAGGTCAGCCAGTGAAGCTGTTGACGCAGTCACACGTCAGGAAGGGGGCTCTGCACTTTCTTTTTAGAAGCGATCTTCATTTAACTGGCAATACCCAAACTTGTGGGTCCCAGTTTTCCTTCCAGATGTTCAGGGACCCTGGCAGCCTCCAGAGGAGCAAGAATGTTTTGAGCAGATTTGAATGCGTTTTAGAATTATTCTGAAATGACAAACTACTTGTTTCTATTATATGCATAGGACTACGCGGTCTCCACAGTCCCAGTGGTCGATACTTTGCACTTGAAGAGTTTCTGCAGCATGGCTGGGCCTAACCTCATCGCAATTGGATCCAGTGAATCTGCACAGAAGGCTCTCAAGGTAAATATAAAACTTTACTCTTTCTAAATGCAGTAGGTGGTGCCTGCCACATggtttttctaattctgtctaCTGGGTGGATAGCAAGCAAGGGTGGCAGGGAGAGAACAGGCTGGTACTTGAGCTTTCTGTGATGTACACTGTCATGACCTCACATTTATCAGGAACTGGGAACACCTAGTAAGTACTCTCTGGGAAGTACACTTATAGGAAGAGTTCTTCACTGGTGAACCATTCTTACTTACACACCAGGTTTCCTGGAAAGGCCATGATTCAGAATAATAAA carries:
- the DDAH1 gene encoding N(G),N(G)-dimethylarginine dimethylaminohydrolase 1 isoform X3; translation: MMKEALEKLQLNIVEMKDENATLDGGDVLFTGREFFVGLSKRTNQRGAEILADTFKDYAVSTVPVVDTLHLKSFCSMAGPNLIAIGSSESAQKALKIMQQMSDHRYDKLTVPDDTAANCLYLNIPNKGHVLLHRTPEEYPESAKVYEKLKDHMLIPVSQSELEKVDGLLTCCSILINKKVDS